From a single Collimonas pratensis genomic region:
- a CDS encoding ABC transporter permease, which translates to MSLIASLGAIEIGLIFGLVALGVFLSFRVVNFPDLTVDGSFPLGGAVAATLIVSGWNPFLATFIALLAGGLAGCVTACLNVYLKIMQLLASILVMIALYSVNLRIMGKPNVALISEPTVFSMTSIGDLPDYWVQPLVMLVIVLIAKLLLDAFFASETGLSMRSTGANARMARAQGISTNRQTVWGLAISNALVALAGALFVQTQGGADISMGIGTIVIGLAAVIIGETVLPARSLVVTTAACIFGAVLYRFFIALALDMDFIGLKAQDLNLVTALLVGLALLIPNFKRSYKRMRGNGKTKPSASITNGLAARKGEN; encoded by the coding sequence ATGTCGCTCATCGCTTCACTTGGCGCCATCGAGATCGGCCTGATTTTCGGCTTGGTCGCACTTGGCGTGTTCTTGTCTTTCCGTGTCGTCAATTTTCCCGACCTGACGGTCGATGGCAGTTTCCCTCTCGGCGGCGCTGTTGCCGCAACTCTGATCGTCTCCGGCTGGAATCCTTTCCTGGCGACCTTCATCGCGCTGCTGGCCGGCGGCCTGGCGGGCTGTGTGACCGCCTGCCTGAATGTCTACCTGAAGATCATGCAATTGCTGGCCAGTATTCTGGTCATGATTGCTCTCTATTCGGTCAACCTGCGCATCATGGGCAAACCTAACGTGGCGCTGATCAGCGAGCCGACGGTGTTCAGCATGACCAGCATCGGCGATTTGCCGGACTACTGGGTGCAGCCGCTGGTGATGCTGGTGATCGTACTGATCGCCAAGCTCTTGCTGGATGCGTTTTTTGCGTCAGAAACCGGCCTGTCTATGCGCTCCACCGGCGCCAATGCACGCATGGCGCGTGCCCAGGGCATTTCCACCAACCGCCAGACGGTGTGGGGCCTGGCGATTTCCAACGCGCTGGTAGCGCTGGCCGGCGCGCTGTTCGTGCAGACCCAGGGCGGCGCTGATATTTCGATGGGCATAGGCACCATCGTGATCGGCCTGGCGGCGGTGATCATCGGTGAAACCGTGCTGCCGGCGCGCAGCCTGGTGGTGACCACGGCGGCCTGCATTTTCGGTGCGGTGCTGTACCGCTTCTTCATTGCGCTGGCGCTGGACATGGATTTCATCGGCCTCAAGGCGCAGGACCTGAATCTGGTGACGGCGCTGCTGGTCGGCCTGGCGCTGCTGATTCCCAATTTCAAGCGCAGTTACAAGCGCATGCGTGGCAACGGAAAAACCAAGCCTTCCGCCAGTATCACCAATGGCCTGGCAGCACGCAAAGGGGAAAACTGA
- the aceA gene encoding isocitrate lyase, translating to MTTREQQVAALAKDWAENPRWKGVTRNYSAEDVVRLRGSVQIEHSLAKRGADKLWTLLHEEPFVNALGALTGNQAMQQVKAGLKAIYLSGWQVAGDANLAGEMYPDQSLYPANSVPLVVKRINNTFQRADQIQWSEGKDDIDFFAPIVADAEAGFGGVLNAYELMKSMIDAGAAGVHFEDQLASVKKCGHMGGKVLVPSREAVEKLNAARLAADVSGTSTLVIARTDAEAADLLTSDVDENDKPFLTGERTVEGFYKTRPGIDQAISRALAYSPYADLVWCETGKPDLAFAKKFAEAVHAKFPGKMLAYNCSPSFNWKKNLDDATIAKFQKELGAMGYKFQFITLAGFHALNYSMFNLAHGYARNQMSAFVELQEAEFAAADKGFTAVKHQREVGTGYFDAVTQAIQQGQSSTTALHGSTEDEQFFEAKVA from the coding sequence ATGACTACACGTGAACAGCAAGTTGCCGCACTGGCCAAGGACTGGGCAGAGAATCCACGCTGGAAGGGCGTTACCCGCAATTACTCGGCAGAAGACGTAGTGCGTCTGCGCGGTTCGGTGCAGATCGAACACTCGCTGGCAAAGCGCGGCGCCGACAAGCTGTGGACGCTGCTGCACGAAGAACCATTCGTCAACGCTCTCGGCGCGCTGACCGGCAATCAGGCCATGCAGCAAGTCAAGGCTGGCTTGAAAGCGATCTATCTGTCGGGCTGGCAAGTCGCCGGTGACGCCAACCTGGCCGGCGAAATGTATCCCGACCAGTCGCTGTATCCGGCCAACTCGGTCCCGCTTGTAGTCAAGCGCATCAACAACACTTTCCAGCGCGCTGACCAGATCCAATGGTCGGAAGGCAAGGACGATATCGATTTCTTCGCCCCTATCGTAGCCGATGCGGAAGCCGGTTTCGGCGGCGTCCTGAATGCCTACGAATTGATGAAATCGATGATCGATGCCGGCGCTGCCGGCGTCCACTTCGAAGATCAGCTGGCTTCGGTCAAGAAGTGCGGCCACATGGGCGGCAAGGTGCTGGTGCCAAGCCGTGAAGCGGTTGAAAAGCTGAACGCAGCGCGCCTGGCGGCCGACGTTTCCGGCACTTCGACACTGGTGATCGCCCGTACCGATGCCGAAGCGGCCGACCTGCTGACTTCCGACGTCGATGAAAACGACAAGCCGTTCCTGACCGGCGAGCGCACCGTCGAAGGTTTCTACAAGACCCGCCCAGGCATTGACCAGGCCATCTCGCGCGCACTGGCATACTCGCCGTACGCTGACCTGGTGTGGTGCGAAACCGGCAAGCCGGACCTGGCGTTCGCCAAGAAATTCGCGGAAGCCGTGCACGCCAAGTTCCCTGGCAAGATGCTGGCGTATAACTGCTCGCCGTCGTTCAACTGGAAAAAGAACCTGGACGATGCCACCATCGCCAAGTTCCAGAAGGAACTGGGCGCCATGGGCTACAAGTTCCAGTTCATCACGCTGGCCGGTTTCCATGCGCTGAACTACTCGATGTTCAATCTGGCGCACGGCTATGCCCGCAACCAGATGTCGGCTTTCGTCGAACTGCAGGAAGCGGAATTCGCTGCAGCAGACAAGGGCTTCACCGCGGTCAAGCACCAGCGCGAAGTCGGCACCGGCTACTTCGACGCCGTGACCCAGGCCATCCAGCAAGGCCAGTCCTCGACTACCGCGCTGCACGGTTCGACCGAAGATGAGCAATTCTTCGAAGCCAAGGTTGCTTGA
- a CDS encoding Lrp/AsnC family transcriptional regulator — protein sequence MHKIDIDQIDRKMLTFLQQNGRASNLELAEAVSLSAPQCHRRHRRLEEAGFIVGYETRLSPASLGLNVIAFVHVSMEKGHINDLSGFKTAINEWPQILECYSITGDFDYVLKVTAHDLKELSDFLMEKLMRMRGVSGVRSSVCLDEIKATNMLPLPPV from the coding sequence TTGCACAAAATTGATATCGATCAAATCGACCGCAAAATGTTGACCTTCCTGCAGCAGAACGGCCGAGCATCCAATCTCGAACTGGCAGAAGCAGTCAGCCTGTCCGCCCCGCAATGCCACCGGCGCCATCGCCGGCTGGAAGAAGCCGGCTTCATCGTCGGCTATGAAACCCGGCTGAGCCCGGCCAGCCTGGGGCTGAACGTGATCGCCTTTGTCCATGTATCGATGGAGAAAGGACATATTAACGATTTATCGGGATTCAAGACAGCCATCAACGAATGGCCGCAGATCCTGGAGTGCTACTCGATCACCGGCGATTTCGACTACGTGTTGAAGGTAACCGCGCACGATCTGAAGGAATTGTCGGACTTCCTGATGGAAAAGCTGATGCGCATGCGCGGCGTCAGCGGCGTCCGCTCGAGCGTCTGCCTTGATGAAATCAAGGCGACCAATATGTTGCCGTTGCCGCCGGTCTGA
- a CDS encoding Glu/Leu/Phe/Val dehydrogenase dimerization domain-containing protein, which yields MKALLNAFESKAPEIVFEWHDAETPARGWIVINSLRGGAAGGGTRMRSGLDRREVESLAKTMEVKFTVSGPAIGGAKSGIDFDPADPRKAGVLSRWYKAVTPLLKTYYGTGGDLNVDEVHEVIPMTERYGLWHPQEGIVNGHFEPSDNERIQKVGQLRMGVAKVVEDVRYTPQASRKYLVADLITGWGVAESVRHYYRLYGGNLEGKRVIVQGWGNVGSTAAYYLAKAGARVVGIIDRNGGLINADGYSYEEVHALFLAKQGNQLIADNMLSFKECNAAIWSVGADIFLPCAGSRLVRQDQVDQLIANGLQVVASGANVPFADSDIFYGPIYEHADNRVAVIPDFVANCGMARAFAFLMQSQVEVSDEAIFGDVSATVGAALEKCHSHSASTTGIAKVAFEIALQQLIKPEISESAATRG from the coding sequence ATGAAGGCTTTACTTAATGCGTTTGAAAGCAAGGCGCCGGAAATCGTCTTTGAATGGCATGACGCCGAGACGCCGGCGCGCGGCTGGATCGTGATCAATTCGCTGCGCGGCGGCGCAGCGGGCGGCGGCACGCGCATGCGCAGCGGGCTGGACCGGCGCGAAGTAGAGTCGCTCGCCAAGACCATGGAAGTCAAGTTCACCGTGTCCGGCCCGGCCATCGGCGGCGCCAAGTCCGGCATCGATTTCGACCCTGCCGATCCGCGCAAGGCCGGCGTCCTCAGCCGCTGGTACAAGGCGGTCACGCCTTTGCTGAAGACTTACTACGGCACCGGCGGCGACCTCAATGTCGACGAAGTGCATGAAGTGATCCCGATGACCGAGCGCTACGGCCTCTGGCATCCGCAAGAAGGCATCGTCAACGGCCATTTCGAGCCTAGCGACAACGAGCGAATCCAGAAGGTCGGCCAGCTGCGCATGGGCGTGGCCAAGGTAGTGGAAGACGTGCGCTACACACCGCAAGCCAGCCGCAAATACCTGGTGGCGGACCTGATCACGGGCTGGGGCGTGGCGGAATCGGTGCGCCATTACTACCGCCTGTATGGCGGCAACCTCGAAGGCAAGCGCGTGATCGTGCAGGGCTGGGGCAATGTCGGCTCGACCGCGGCTTACTACCTGGCCAAGGCTGGCGCCCGTGTGGTTGGCATCATCGACCGCAACGGCGGCTTGATCAATGCCGATGGCTACAGCTACGAAGAAGTGCATGCCTTGTTCCTGGCCAAGCAAGGCAACCAGCTGATCGCCGACAACATGTTGTCCTTCAAGGAATGCAACGCCGCCATCTGGAGCGTCGGCGCCGATATCTTCCTGCCATGCGCCGGTTCGCGCCTGGTCAGACAAGATCAGGTCGACCAGCTCATCGCTAACGGCCTGCAAGTGGTGGCCAGCGGCGCCAATGTGCCGTTTGCCGACAGCGACATTTTCTACGGTCCGATCTATGAGCATGCCGATAATCGGGTCGCGGTGATCCCGGATTTCGTCGCCAACTGCGGCATGGCGCGCGCCTTTGCCTTCCTGATGCAGAGCCAGGTCGAAGTGTCCGACGAAGCCATCTTTGGCGATGTCTCGGCCACCGTCGGTGCGGCGCTGGAGAAATGCCACAGCCATTCGGCCAGTACTACCGGAATCGCCAAGGTCGCGTTTGAAATCGCCTTGCAGCAGCTGATCAAGCCAGAAATATCGGAGAGCGCCGCTACCCGCGGCTGA
- a CDS encoding ABC transporter ATP-binding protein translates to MLKLDNLEITFNPDTPIENKVLRGLSLEIPSGQFVTVIGSNGAGKSTMLNAVCGDLMVDSGSITIDGTDATRRSSWQRADLVARVFQDPMAGTCESLTIEENMALAWKRGSKRGLRFSLNRNLRELFREKLSILGLGLENRLSDRMGLLSGGQRQAVSLLMASLQPSRILLLDEHTAALDPKTAAFILSLTAKIVESSKLTAMMVTHSMRQALDYGSRTVMLHEGKVILDVHGEQRRGLDVPDLLRMFETTRGEKIDDDKLLLG, encoded by the coding sequence ATGTTGAAACTCGATAACCTGGAAATCACGTTCAATCCCGATACGCCTATCGAAAACAAGGTTTTGCGCGGTCTGTCGCTGGAAATCCCGTCCGGCCAGTTCGTCACCGTGATCGGCTCCAATGGCGCCGGCAAATCGACCATGCTGAATGCCGTCTGCGGCGACCTGATGGTCGACAGCGGTAGCATCACCATCGACGGCACCGACGCCACGCGGCGTTCCAGCTGGCAGCGCGCCGACCTGGTGGCGCGCGTGTTCCAGGATCCGATGGCGGGCACCTGTGAAAGCCTGACGATTGAAGAAAACATGGCGCTGGCCTGGAAGCGCGGCAGCAAGCGCGGCCTGCGCTTTTCCCTGAACCGCAACCTGCGCGAGCTGTTCCGCGAAAAGCTCAGCATCCTCGGCCTGGGCCTGGAAAACCGCTTGTCGGACCGCATGGGCTTGCTGTCCGGCGGCCAGCGCCAGGCGGTCAGCCTGCTGATGGCTTCGCTGCAGCCGTCGCGCATCTTGCTGCTGGATGAGCATACCGCTGCGCTCGATCCGAAGACGGCAGCCTTCATCTTGTCGCTGACGGCCAAGATCGTCGAATCCAGCAAGCTGACGGCCATGATGGTTACCCACAGCATGCGCCAGGCGCTGGATTACGGTTCACGCACTGTCATGCTGCATGAAGGCAAAGTGATTCTGGACGTGCACGGCGAGCAGCGCCGCGGCCTGGATGTGCCGGATCTGCTGCGGATGTTTGAAACCACCCGCGGTGAAAAAATCGATGACGACAAGCTGCTGCTAGGCTGA
- a CDS encoding ABC transporter substrate-binding protein yields the protein MKFPFLRSAIASVVLLSLAGVSASGAAFAASADKTVVVTAIVEHPALDAVRDGVKDELKAEGYEAGKNLKFEYQSAQGNTGTAAQIARKYAGSQPDVAVAIATPSAQALVSATKTVPIVYAAVTDPVAAKLVKSWDASGTNVTGVSDMSPLDKQIELIRKVAPKAKRIGVIYSPGEANSVSIVESLKKLLAGTDLTLVEAAAARTIDVPSAAQSLIGKADVIYAPTDNNVMSAFEGIVKVAEQAKLPVVAADTGAVKRGAAAAIGLNYYDLGRQTGKIVVRILKGEAPGKIASQTSTTFELYVNPKAALKQGLTLPADLVKSAKVVEQ from the coding sequence ATGAAATTTCCTTTCTTGCGTTCCGCAATTGCATCTGTCGTGCTGCTGAGCCTGGCGGGCGTGTCCGCTTCCGGTGCCGCATTTGCGGCCTCTGCGGACAAAACGGTGGTGGTCACGGCCATCGTCGAACATCCGGCGCTGGATGCCGTGCGCGATGGCGTCAAGGACGAGTTGAAGGCTGAAGGCTACGAAGCCGGCAAGAACCTGAAGTTCGAATATCAAAGTGCGCAAGGCAATACCGGCACCGCGGCGCAGATCGCCCGTAAATATGCCGGCAGCCAGCCGGACGTCGCCGTGGCGATCGCCACGCCTTCGGCCCAGGCGCTGGTATCGGCCACCAAGACCGTGCCTATCGTCTACGCTGCCGTGACCGATCCGGTCGCCGCCAAGCTGGTGAAGAGCTGGGATGCTTCCGGCACCAATGTCACCGGCGTATCCGACATGTCGCCTCTGGACAAGCAGATCGAACTGATCCGCAAAGTGGCGCCGAAGGCCAAGCGCATCGGCGTGATCTACAGCCCGGGCGAAGCGAATTCGGTCTCTATCGTCGAATCGCTCAAGAAGCTGCTGGCCGGCACCGACCTGACCCTGGTGGAAGCAGCTGCGGCCCGCACCATCGATGTGCCTAGCGCGGCGCAAAGCCTGATCGGCAAGGCCGACGTCATCTATGCACCGACCGACAACAACGTCATGTCGGCGTTTGAAGGCATCGTCAAAGTGGCCGAGCAAGCCAAGCTGCCAGTGGTTGCCGCCGACACCGGCGCGGTCAAGCGTGGTGCTGCTGCCGCAATTGGTCTCAACTACTACGATCTGGGCCGCCAAACCGGCAAGATCGTGGTGCGCATCCTGAAGGGTGAAGCGCCAGGCAAGATCGCTTCGCAAACCAGCACCACATTCGAGTTGTACGTGAATCCTAAGGCAGCGCTCAAGCAAGGCCTGACCTTGCCGGCTGATCTGGTCAAGTCCGCCAAAGTCGTCGAACAATAA
- the hppD gene encoding 4-hydroxyphenylpyruvate dioxygenase: MTELFDNPMGLCGFEFVEYASPVPNVIEPAFEAMGFVKVARHRSKNVSLYRQGDINFIINHEPKSPAHYFAAEHGPSACGMAFRVKDAHKAYQRALELGAEPMDMATGVMELRLPAIKGIGGAPLYLIDRFTPGKSIYDIDFEFIDGVERNPVGAGLKTIDHLTHNVYRGRMAHWAAFYERLFNFREIRYFDIKGEYTGLTSKAMSAPDGMIRIPLNEESSKGSGQIEEFLMQFSGEGIQHIALATDNLVQTWDALKKMGTKFMVAPPATYYEMLEGRLPGHGEPTDQLQMRGILLDGVSSDQGQRLLLQIFSANTLGPVFFEFIQRKGDEGFGEGNFKALFESIERDQIRRGVLKAE, encoded by the coding sequence ATGACTGAATTATTTGATAACCCCATGGGCCTGTGCGGCTTTGAATTCGTCGAGTACGCATCGCCCGTCCCCAACGTGATCGAGCCGGCCTTCGAGGCCATGGGCTTCGTCAAGGTTGCCCGCCATCGTTCCAAGAACGTGTCGCTGTATCGCCAGGGCGATATCAATTTCATCATCAACCATGAGCCGAAAAGCCCGGCGCATTACTTTGCGGCTGAACACGGCCCATCCGCCTGCGGCATGGCGTTCCGCGTCAAGGATGCGCACAAGGCCTACCAGCGTGCGCTGGAACTGGGCGCCGAGCCGATGGACATGGCGACCGGCGTGATGGAACTGCGGCTGCCGGCGATCAAGGGTATCGGCGGCGCGCCGCTGTATCTGATCGATCGTTTCACGCCGGGCAAGTCGATCTATGACATCGATTTCGAATTCATCGACGGTGTCGAGCGCAACCCGGTCGGCGCCGGCCTCAAGACTATCGACCACTTGACTCACAATGTCTATCGCGGCCGCATGGCGCATTGGGCGGCGTTCTACGAGCGACTGTTCAATTTCCGCGAAATCCGCTATTTCGACATCAAGGGCGAATACACGGGCCTGACGTCGAAGGCGATGAGCGCGCCGGACGGCATGATCCGCATTCCTTTGAACGAAGAGTCGTCCAAGGGCTCGGGCCAGATCGAGGAATTCCTGATGCAGTTCAGCGGCGAAGGCATCCAGCATATCGCGCTGGCGACCGACAACCTGGTGCAAACCTGGGACGCGCTGAAGAAGATGGGCACGAAGTTCATGGTGGCGCCACCGGCGACTTACTACGAAATGCTGGAAGGGCGCTTGCCTGGCCACGGCGAGCCGACCGACCAGTTGCAGATGCGCGGCATCCTGCTGGACGGCGTCTCCAGCGATCAGGGCCAGCGCCTGCTGCTGCAGATCTTTTCGGCCAACACGCTGGGTCCGGTATTTTTCGAGTTCATCCAGCGCAAGGGCGACGAAGGCTTCGGCGAAGGCAATTTCAAGGCCTTGTTCGAATCGATCGAGCGCGACCAGATCCGCCGCGGCGTATTGAAGGCGGAATAA